The window ACCTGTGGGAGTGATGAGAACCACGGGGGCCGACATCTGTTGAACAAACAGAGCCGTACCGCTATCAAGGGCCGCCTCGCGAGAATATAGACGCAGCTCGAAAGACCTGTTGGCATCGACAGCAGCTACCAGTATATTCTGGTACCAACACAGCCCTCCTCTTACTTGAAACTCGTTTTCCAAGGCATCGTTGGCAAAAGTCTTCCACCGGCCACTGTTCACGCTGTAATGCGCCAGCCCTCTCCGGcccgcaacagcaacataCCGGCCATCAGCCGATATGGCCGTACACTTGATCGGCCATTGATTGAGCAGATAGGTAGATGGTATTCTGGCTGTGTGCCAGAGCGAAGGCTCAGCAGAGATGGATGTGAGGTCGGGCAAGTCATAGCCTCTGTAGACCATGACGCTCGCGGTGCTTTGGAGAACGGTGCGAAACAAGTTTGCAGGACTGTAGCAGCCAGTAACTGCGCTTCGTGCCATTTCCAAAAGCCAAATCGCATCATGGTTCTTGTTGGTCAAGAGCAGCTCACAAGCGTCACCGACCCAAGCAGCATCCAAGACTCCAGAGAGCCACTCCTCTCCGTTTGTCGAAGCAATCAAATGATCAGCATgaaagctgctgctgagtGGCTTTCCGTATACGCTCCACGTGGCCCATCCCTTTTCGTACCCGGCAAACAAGCAGTAGCCATCTGGTGAGTAGCTCAGCGTGGTAAGCTTTCCCGATGCACCAGGAGAGACAGGAACACTGTGGGTATGGGAAGATGGGATGTTTCCAGAATAATCGCGAGCCGAATACACGCGGACAGTGCCATCTGCGCAACCAACGGCGATTAATGAGAACCGAGCATTGATCACGCACCGTACAGCATGATGCTGTTCAGTGCTTGGTACATGAAAGCAATAACCCTTGAATAATTTCTTGGGGTCTGGTGGTTCGTCAGACTCGCTCGACTTCTGATTTGGATTCAGCCGCTGGACCGCATATGCCTTTCCATCACTCGTTATCCAGGTCGAAAGGTTCATAGGCCTGTCGTGCGTCATCTCTTTGACTGTGACCTTTTTCTCCAGCCAAGCCATTCTGCTCAGTAATTCCGTGGCGGTCTGGCTGCCCGAGCTGTCGGGTGACCAACGTATGCATTGTACAGCGGCAGGCTTGCGCGtagccaccaccaactcatcatccaacGCCAAAGCGCTCTCGATCCCAGCATCCACCTTAATCACCATCCGGAAGCGAATGCTCACATCTCGCACGCCGGCCCCTTCACCTGGGCCCCACAGTATCTGATCTGGGGCAGTGTGTCCAGGATCCCCAGCGTGGCTTTGGCGTCTGCGCTGAACATTGGTATGGCTTGCAAAATGCGGTTTGTATACTCGGGAGTCGGCATCTGTGGCCAGGGAATAGGTTATCAGGTATCCCAGGCTTGTATGTACAACAAATATGGCAGAGTCGGGTCGCAAAAGCAAGTTGATGTTTGTTCCATAAGATGCGAGAGAGGCTTCTGATCGCACGACCACGGCAAGGACGACAGTAGGCTAGTAATACGGTGTCAGTACCTCAGCGCAAGGCACATATCAAGCTTCAGAGGAGACAGCTGTTCCCACCTTGGTCTGCCACACCGTCATGGAGGTGGGTGTGATGGTAGCGAAGAGGTGACCGGACCGAGCCACGCGCAAAGCAACAACGGGTTCGTGAAGGGGAATGCCAGGGAGTTCTGGTCCTGGAGAATGTTCAGGAGTTCCGTCTTCTGGATAGTCATGCTCGACAGATTTGATGCCCGGCGTCATTGGCGTcatgggggtgggaggtggaagcaGCCCATCCTGGCTCGTTGACGGGTTGGGCGATAACAGAGACGAATTCTGGTCAGGCCTTTGTCCCGAGGCTCCTGCGCCGGGAGTGGGAGGCGGCAAGCCATCGTGAGACACAGAGCTGGGAAGGGCGCCGG is drawn from Podospora pseudocomata strain CBS 415.72m chromosome 1 map unlocalized CBS415.72m_1, whole genome shotgun sequence and contains these coding sequences:
- the RIC1 gene encoding WD40 repeat protein (EggNog:ENOG503NWUQ; COG:D; COG:K; COG:T); translation: MYWPLGTPRIYATNTVRQPGALPSSVSHDGLPPPTPGAGASGQRPDQNSSLLSPNPSTSQDGLLPPPTPMTPMTPGIKSVEHDYPEDGTPEHSPGPELPGIPLHEPVVALRVARSGHLFATITPTSMTVWQTKPTVVLAVVVRSEASLASYGTNINLLLRPDSAIFVVHTSLGYLITYSLATDADSRVYKPHFASHTNVQRRRQSHAGDPGHTAPDQILWGPGEGAGVRDVSIRFRMVIKVDAGIESALALDDELVVATRKPAAVQCIRWSPDSSGSQTATELLSRMAWLEKKVTVKEMTHDRPMNLSTWITSDGKAYAVQRLNPNQKSSESDEPPDPKKLFKGYCFHVPSTEQHHAVRCVINARFSLIAVGCADGTVRVYSARDYSGNIPSSHTHSVPVSPGASGKLTTLSYSPDGYCLFAGYEKGWATWSVYGKPLSSSFHADHLIASTNGEEWLSGVLDAAWVGDACELLLTNKNHDAIWLLEMARSAVTGCYSPANLFRTVLQSTASVMVYRGYDLPDLTSISAEPSLWHTARIPSTYLLNQWPIKCTAISADGRYVAVAGRRGLAHYSVNSGRWKTFANDALENEFQVRGGLCWYQNILVAAVDANRSFELRLYSREAALDSGTALFVQQMSAPVVLITPTGEDSLLAYTYDNLLYHYIFAPVSGSIRLIEVGHIAFHGIVRSPARVRGLSWILPERQLLEGDPSQDVAHASVLFLVDGKLVLLRPSVQENNLKYDMRVICHNVEYYTSMRDQPFLEVASQRSGELQNGPSDASLQDSLWIFDGTELKAWADMDPVLKAISGEVSRDIPSMISIPVDFYPLSTLLGKAIILGVESELIQRRDINFSFFRFCIRTHLFLPDILRSYLVANKSTEALQLAREHEHLEYFAHALEVLLHHVLDEEVDAHPPPAPENAILPRVLSLLSCFKQYLDIVVQCTRKTELRSWRTLFAYLPPPQELFEESLQRGSLKTAGGYLLVLHTFDELATASEQSVRLLSQAMLEEDWELCKELARFLAALDETGDTLREAMEMVNIPTRGRPDRGVVAGNGPMARLEIPSSGVFRPIGDASRRIGGSDSELEGQSASDAGSIISGNRSENRDDYS